From a region of the Agromyces ramosus genome:
- the rsmG gene encoding 16S rRNA (guanine(527)-N(7))-methyltransferase RsmG: MTDGLEPEPAAAAQLFGDHLDAGRAFTAALARHGEELGLIGPLELPRLWTRHVLNSALVAPLLRPGRVGDVGSGAGLPGLVLAIIRPDVSFTLIEPMERRVAWLERQAAELELSNVTVVRARAEDSKLFDSLDQVTARAVSALRTLIPLTAPLLRPAGELVLMKGASVEREVDAAEKVLRKHHVHDIEVLVLGEGILSEVTRVFRATVD, encoded by the coding sequence ATGACCGACGGACTCGAGCCCGAGCCGGCCGCCGCGGCACAGCTCTTCGGTGACCACCTCGATGCGGGGCGCGCCTTCACCGCCGCCCTCGCACGGCACGGTGAGGAGCTGGGCCTGATCGGTCCGCTCGAGCTCCCGCGCCTCTGGACGCGACACGTGCTGAACAGCGCACTCGTCGCACCACTCCTCCGTCCGGGCCGCGTGGGCGACGTCGGCTCAGGTGCCGGGTTGCCGGGACTCGTACTCGCGATCATCCGGCCGGATGTCTCGTTCACGCTGATCGAGCCGATGGAACGCCGAGTCGCATGGCTCGAGCGACAGGCGGCCGAACTCGAGCTCTCGAACGTGACGGTGGTGCGGGCCAGGGCTGAGGACTCGAAGCTCTTCGACTCGCTCGACCAGGTGACGGCACGAGCGGTGAGCGCTCTTCGCACGTTGATTCCCCTGACCGCTCCCCTGCTCCGCCCCGCTGGCGAGCTGGTGCTCATGAAGGGCGCCAGCGTCGAGCGCGAGGTCGACGCTGCGGAGAAGGTCCTCCGCAAGCATCACGTGCACGACATCGAGGTGCTCGTGCTCGGCGAGGGCATCCTGTCAGAGGTCACCAGGGTCTTCCGCGCGACCGTCGACTGA
- a CDS encoding Jag family protein, whose product MTDVQHEPELRSNAQLEEEGDIAADYIEELLDITDLDGDIDIDARNGRAYVSVNAGDGANLNLLSKPETVSALQELTRLAVQTKTGVFSRLILDIGGSRDTRRNELAGLVTRAVERIEGGAAEASLPPMSSYERKLVHDLVAEHGFHSESRGEGADRHTVITRG is encoded by the coding sequence ATGACCGACGTGCAGCACGAACCAGAGCTCCGATCGAACGCCCAACTCGAGGAGGAGGGCGATATCGCCGCCGACTACATCGAGGAGCTGCTCGACATCACCGATCTCGATGGTGACATCGACATCGACGCCCGCAACGGTCGCGCGTATGTATCGGTGAACGCCGGCGACGGCGCAAACCTGAACCTGCTCTCCAAGCCCGAGACGGTCAGCGCGCTTCAGGAGCTCACTCGCCTCGCGGTGCAGACGAAGACGGGCGTGTTCTCCCGCCTGATCCTCGACATCGGGGGTTCGCGCGACACCCGGCGCAATGAGCTCGCGGGTCTCGTGACCCGCGCGGTCGAGCGCATCGAGGGCGGCGCCGCCGAAGCATCCCTGCCGCCGATGTCGTCGTACGAACGCAAGCTCGTGCACGACCTCGTCGCCGAACACGGCTTCCACTCGGAGTCTCGCGGCGAAGGTGCTGACCGTCACACGGTCATCACCCGCGGCTGA
- the yidC gene encoding membrane protein insertase YidC: protein MDLIGTLLWPIKWVIELILVAFHSLWTFVGLDPDSGITWVLSIVGLVIVVRAALIPIFVRQIKNQRRMLEVAPQLKKIQDKYKGKKDQFSREAMSRETMELYKKTGTNPLSSCLPLLLQMPIFFGLFSVLNDASVHDKPGVGALSQELADSFAHAVFLGAPLSSTFIEAWNNGGQPWQTMVVASVMIVLMTASQFITQLQIVSKNMSPETKASPMFRQQRILLYLLPLVFAFSGVAFPIGVMFYWLVSNFWTMGQQFVVIRNMPTPGSEAAKAREARLAKKGKLVVDEKQDSAVAVEEPKKTQRQQPVSKARAKKQSGK from the coding sequence ATGGATCTCATCGGCACGCTCCTCTGGCCCATCAAGTGGGTCATCGAACTGATCCTCGTCGCCTTCCACTCGCTGTGGACGTTCGTCGGGCTCGATCCCGACTCGGGCATCACGTGGGTCCTCTCGATCGTCGGCCTCGTGATCGTGGTGCGCGCGGCGCTCATCCCGATCTTCGTTCGCCAGATCAAGAACCAGCGCCGCATGCTCGAGGTGGCGCCGCAGCTCAAGAAGATCCAGGACAAGTACAAGGGCAAGAAGGACCAGTTCTCTCGCGAGGCGATGTCTCGCGAGACGATGGAGCTCTACAAGAAGACCGGCACGAACCCACTCTCCTCGTGCCTGCCGCTGCTGTTGCAGATGCCGATCTTCTTCGGCCTGTTCTCGGTGCTCAACGACGCCTCAGTGCACGACAAGCCCGGCGTGGGCGCGCTCAGCCAGGAACTCGCCGACTCGTTCGCGCATGCGGTGTTCCTCGGAGCACCACTGAGCTCCACCTTCATCGAGGCGTGGAACAACGGCGGACAGCCGTGGCAGACCATGGTCGTCGCATCGGTCATGATCGTGCTGATGACGGCATCGCAGTTCATCACTCAGCTGCAGATCGTCTCGAAGAACATGTCGCCCGAGACCAAGGCGAGCCCGATGTTCCGTCAGCAGCGCATCCTCCTCTACCTGCTCCCGCTCGTCTTCGCGTTCTCGGGTGTCGCCTTCCCGATCGGCGTGATGTTCTACTGGCTCGTTTCGAACTTCTGGACCATGGGGCAGCAGTTCGTCGTGATCCGCAACATGCCGACTCCCGGGAGTGAGGCTGCGAAGGCCCGCGAGGCCCGCCTCGCGAAGAAGGGCAAGCTCGTCGTCGACGAGAAGCAGGACAGCGCCGTCGCTGTCGAAGAACCCAAGAAGACCCAGCGCCAGCAGCCTGTCAGCAAGGCGCGCGCGAAGAAGCAGAGCGGGAAGTAG
- the yidD gene encoding membrane protein insertion efficiency factor YidD → MLGSLLFIALIPRNLGVLVIRGYRSVISPLYGDVCRYHPSCSAYGLGSVQQRGLLVGALLTAWRILRCNPWSAGGIDEVRAPKHNRYRVTPFGWVVPAGLRAADATAASSPASSHRDDAVLTFSSPTVSRKD, encoded by the coding sequence GTGCTCGGCTCCCTGCTGTTCATCGCGCTCATCCCCCGCAATCTCGGAGTCCTGGTCATCCGCGGCTATCGCAGCGTGATCTCTCCCCTCTATGGCGACGTCTGCCGCTATCACCCGTCGTGCTCGGCATACGGCCTCGGCTCCGTGCAGCAACGCGGGCTGCTGGTCGGCGCACTGCTCACCGCCTGGCGCATCCTTCGGTGCAACCCATGGTCGGCGGGCGGCATCGACGAGGTTCGTGCACCGAAGCACAACCGCTACCGCGTCACCCCATTCGGCTGGGTCGTTCCCGCCGGCCTTCGAGCCGCGGATGCCACCGCCGCATCATCCCCCGCAAGCTCGCACCGCGACGACGCGGTGCTCACGTTCTCCTCCCCCACCGTGTCCCGAAAGGACTGA
- the rnpA gene encoding ribonuclease P protein component, with amino-acid sequence MLAKANRITSADDYRVIVRRGAKVVGAHTVSYLRSRESGSEARFGFIVSKKVGGAVRRNLVRRRLKAACHEALGEGVGGVDVVVRALPSAAIADWPALRADVLGAVLHRRSKAPGAADAYSPDSPAATKGA; translated from the coding sequence GTGCTCGCCAAAGCGAATCGCATCACGAGCGCCGACGACTATCGAGTCATCGTGCGCCGAGGTGCGAAGGTCGTCGGTGCCCACACCGTGAGCTATCTGCGTTCACGGGAGTCGGGTTCCGAGGCACGCTTCGGCTTCATCGTTTCGAAGAAGGTCGGTGGCGCCGTGCGCCGCAACCTGGTTCGACGTCGACTCAAGGCCGCGTGCCATGAGGCGCTCGGCGAAGGCGTCGGCGGGGTCGACGTGGTCGTGCGAGCACTGCCGTCAGCGGCGATCGCCGACTGGCCGGCGCTCCGTGCCGACGTGCTGGGTGCTGTGCTGCACCGGCGGTCGAAGGCGCCGGGCGCGGCAGACGCGTATTCACCCGACTCGCCCGCCGCGACGAAGGGCGCCTGA
- the rpmH gene encoding 50S ribosomal protein L34 gives MSKRTFQPNNRRRSKKHGFRLRMRTRAGRAILSARRGKGRTELSA, from the coding sequence ATGAGCAAGCGCACCTTCCAGCCGAACAACCGTCGTCGCTCCAAGAAGCACGGCTTCCGCCTTCGCATGCGTACTCGCGCGGGCCGCGCCATCCTGTCGGCACGTCGCGGCAAGGGTCGCACCGAACTCTCCGCATAG
- the dnaA gene encoding chromosomal replication initiator protein DnaA, which translates to MTEQPISDTWATILDRLSDDEAITPMLQGFLSLVEPKGIAAGTFYLEVPNDFTASMLNQRMRVSLLSAMSVVEAPSPVTSFYVVVNPELEEARTLEPQAGFADGLDPVELPASPQSVFENTNPVASRDTRLNPKYGFDSFVIGQSNRFAHAAAVAVAEAPAKAYNPLFIYGDSGLGKTHLLHAIGHYAMSLYPGIRVRYVSSEEFTNDFINSIANNRGSLFQQRYRNIDILLIDDIQFLQGKAETQEAFFHTFNTLHDHNKQVVITSDVPPKHLTGFEDRMRSRFEWGLITDVQAPDLETRIAILRKKAQSERLQVPDEILEYMASKVSSNIRELEGTLIRVTAFASLNRTPVDMPLVQTVLKDLITDDSDNVVSPVDIITATADYFKLTVDDLYGSSRSQAVATARQIAMYLCRELTSLSLPKIGQLFGNRDHTTVMYANKKISELMKERRSIYNQVTELTARIKQTSRYR; encoded by the coding sequence ATGACAGAACAGCCCATATCCGACACGTGGGCGACGATCCTCGATCGACTGTCAGACGACGAAGCGATCACTCCGATGCTCCAGGGGTTCCTGAGCCTGGTCGAGCCGAAGGGCATCGCGGCGGGCACCTTCTACCTCGAGGTCCCGAACGACTTCACTGCGAGCATGCTCAACCAGCGAATGCGGGTCTCGCTGCTCTCCGCGATGAGCGTCGTCGAGGCACCGTCGCCCGTGACCTCCTTCTACGTCGTCGTGAATCCCGAGCTCGAAGAGGCGCGCACGCTCGAACCGCAGGCGGGGTTCGCCGACGGGCTCGACCCGGTCGAGCTGCCGGCCTCTCCACAGTCGGTGTTCGAGAACACGAATCCCGTGGCATCGCGCGATACGCGCCTCAACCCGAAGTACGGCTTCGACAGCTTCGTCATCGGCCAGTCCAACCGCTTCGCGCACGCCGCCGCGGTCGCCGTCGCCGAGGCGCCGGCGAAGGCGTACAACCCCCTCTTCATCTACGGCGACTCCGGCCTCGGCAAGACGCACCTCCTGCACGCCATCGGCCACTACGCCATGAGCCTGTATCCCGGCATCCGGGTGCGGTACGTCTCCTCCGAGGAGTTCACGAACGACTTCATCAACTCGATCGCCAACAACCGCGGCTCGCTCTTCCAGCAGCGCTACCGCAACATCGACATCCTCCTGATCGACGACATCCAGTTCCTGCAGGGCAAGGCCGAGACGCAGGAGGCGTTCTTCCATACCTTCAACACCCTGCACGACCACAACAAGCAGGTCGTGATCACGAGCGACGTGCCGCCGAAGCACCTCACCGGCTTCGAGGACCGCATGCGCAGCCGTTTCGAATGGGGCCTGATCACCGACGTGCAGGCGCCCGACCTCGAGACCCGCATCGCCATCCTCCGTAAGAAGGCGCAATCCGAGCGGCTCCAGGTGCCTGACGAAATCCTCGAGTACATGGCCTCGAAGGTCTCGAGCAACATCCGTGAGCTCGAGGGCACATTGATCCGGGTCACCGCGTTCGCGAGCCTGAACCGCACGCCGGTCGACATGCCGCTCGTGCAGACGGTGCTGAAAGACCTGATCACGGATGACTCCGACAACGTCGTCTCACCCGTCGACATCATCACGGCAACGGCCGACTACTTCAAGCTGACCGTCGACGACCTCTACGGCTCGAGCCGCTCGCAGGCGGTCGCCACGGCCCGCCAGATCGCGATGTACCTCTGCCGTGAGCTGACGAGCCTCTCCCTGCCCAAGATCGGCCAGCTCTTCGGCAACCGCGACCACACCACGGTGATGTACGCCAACAAGAAGATCTCGGAGCTCATGAAGGAACGCCGATCGATCTACAACCAGGTCACCGAGCTCACCGCCCGGATCAAGCAGACGAGCCGCTACCGCTGA
- the dnaN gene encoding DNA polymerase III subunit beta, producing MKFQVNRDVFSEAVSFAVKLLPQRTTLPILSGVLIRANDDGLVLSSFDYEVSSQTEIQADVEEPGTVLVSGRLLAEIAGRLPNAPVRVATEESRISVTCGSASFTLLSMPVEEYPSIPEIGAESGVVPAEEFAAAVAQVAVAASRDDVTPVITGVQLEVRENNLSLVATDRYRVAVRELDWDGGSVASEETITALVPARTLQEVGKTFGHSGNISVAITSRDDRELIAFSAEKKTVTSLLIKGNFPPVRRLFPETVDNYAVMNTAELIEATRRVSLVLEREAALRYSFSADGLILEAIGSEQAQASETIDAILTGDDTVVSLKPQFLLDGLGAVHSEFVRISFTKTENPNKPGPVLITSQSSREQAGADSYRYLLQPNLLLR from the coding sequence GTGAAGTTCCAGGTCAACCGCGACGTTTTCAGCGAGGCTGTTTCCTTCGCCGTGAAGCTGCTACCGCAGCGCACGACCCTTCCCATCCTGTCGGGGGTGCTCATCCGGGCGAACGACGACGGCCTCGTGCTCTCCTCGTTCGACTACGAGGTGTCATCGCAGACCGAGATCCAGGCCGACGTCGAAGAGCCCGGAACGGTCCTCGTGTCGGGGCGCCTCCTCGCCGAGATCGCAGGCCGCCTGCCGAACGCGCCCGTGCGCGTGGCCACCGAAGAGAGCCGCATCTCGGTGACCTGCGGGTCTGCGAGCTTCACGCTCCTCTCGATGCCGGTCGAGGAATACCCGTCGATCCCCGAGATCGGGGCCGAGTCCGGAGTCGTGCCGGCCGAGGAGTTCGCCGCGGCCGTCGCGCAGGTCGCGGTCGCGGCATCCCGCGACGATGTCACCCCGGTCATTACGGGCGTGCAGCTCGAAGTGCGGGAGAACAACCTGAGCCTCGTCGCCACCGACCGTTACCGGGTGGCCGTGCGCGAGCTCGACTGGGACGGCGGCAGCGTCGCGAGTGAAGAGACGATCACCGCACTCGTACCCGCGCGCACGCTGCAGGAGGTCGGCAAGACATTCGGCCACTCCGGCAACATCTCGGTGGCCATCACGAGCCGCGACGACCGCGAGCTCATCGCGTTCAGCGCCGAGAAGAAGACCGTGACGTCGCTGCTCATCAAGGGAAACTTCCCGCCCGTGCGCCGGCTCTTCCCCGAGACCGTCGACAACTACGCGGTGATGAACACGGCCGAGCTCATCGAGGCGACCCGCCGCGTGTCGCTCGTTCTCGAGCGCGAGGCGGCGCTGCGTTACAGCTTCTCGGCCGATGGGCTCATCCTCGAGGCGATCGGCAGCGAGCAGGCCCAGGCATCCGAGACCATCGACGCGATCCTCACGGGCGACGACACGGTCGTCTCGCTGAAGCCGCAGTTCCTCCTCGACGGGCTCGGGGCGGTGCATTCCGAGTTCGTGCGCATCTCGTTCACGAAGACCGAGAACCCGAACAAGCCGGGCCCCGTGCTCATCACGAGTCAGTCGTCGCGAGAGCAGGCGGGAGCCGACAGCTACCGCTACCTGCTGCAGCCCAACCTGCTGCTCCGCTGA
- a CDS encoding DUF721 domain-containing protein gives MPEASRSEAARVYQHFREIFGGEPRVRSGRASRVRAREISGSEPFSPGRDPKPLADTIDVLSHQLGWSGPLSQHEVLASWADIAGEETAKHSEPIAIEGGVLQVRCESTAWATQLRMMRTQLVTEITLRFPGAAIETIRFQGPDAPTWKRGPRSVPGRGPRDTYG, from the coding sequence ATGCCTGAGGCGTCCCGGTCCGAGGCGGCCCGCGTCTACCAGCACTTCCGTGAGATCTTCGGCGGAGAGCCGCGCGTTCGCTCCGGTCGCGCGAGCCGCGTTCGCGCGCGTGAGATCTCGGGGAGCGAGCCGTTCAGCCCCGGGCGTGATCCGAAGCCGCTCGCCGACACGATCGATGTGCTCAGCCACCAGCTCGGCTGGAGCGGCCCGCTCTCGCAGCACGAGGTGCTCGCCTCGTGGGCCGACATCGCCGGCGAGGAGACCGCGAAGCACTCGGAGCCCATCGCCATCGAGGGCGGTGTGCTGCAAGTGCGCTGCGAGTCGACGGCATGGGCGACCCAGCTCCGCATGATGCGGACGCAACTCGTCACCGAGATCACCCTGAGGTTCCCCGGCGCGGCCATCGAGACGATCCGCTTCCAAGGCCCCGACGCTCCCACTTGGAAAAGGGGCCCCAGATCGGTTCCAGGGCGTGGCCCACGCGATACCTACGGTTAA
- the gyrB gene encoding DNA topoisomerase (ATP-hydrolyzing) subunit B, with protein MTAEPTKAQQSPAYGADEIQVLEGLEAVRKRPGMYIGSTGPRGLHHLVYEIVDNSVDEALAGHATQIDVTILPDGGVRVIDDGRGIPVDIHKTEGRSTVEVVLTVLHAGGKFGGGGYAVSGGLHGVGSSVVNALSSRLDVEVRRQGSVWTQSYTVGVPDAPLIEAGPSDETGTTITFWPSPDVFETVEFDYETLRARFQQYAFLNKGLRITLTDERSGHTEIDPEDTAASETVPAGPRTNSYLYERGLVDYVEYLNRSKKNDVVNDEIISFETEDTERKIALEVAMQWTTSYTESVHTYANTINTHEGGTHEEGFRAALTTLVNKYAREKGIIKEKDDNLSGDDVREGLTAVISVKLAEPQFEGQTKTKLGNTEAKSFVQKVTADQLGDWFARNPTQARDIIRKAIQAATARIAARKAREATRRKGLLESGGMPGKLKDCSSKDPSLSEIFIVEGDSAGGSAVQGRNPETQAILPLRGKILNVEKARLDRALANNEVQAMITAFGAGIGEDFNTEKARYHKIVLMADADVDGQHITTLLLTLLFRYMRPLIELGYVYLAQPPLYRLKWSNADHEYVYSDKERDALYEAGVASGKRIPKDNGVQRYKGLGEMNHQELWETTMNPETRTLLQVTMDDAAAADEIFSTLMGEDVESRRNFIQKNAKDVRFLDI; from the coding sequence ATGACAGCGGAACCCACGAAGGCCCAGCAGTCGCCGGCATACGGTGCTGATGAGATCCAAGTACTCGAGGGCCTCGAAGCGGTTCGCAAGCGGCCGGGCATGTACATCGGCTCGACGGGGCCACGAGGCCTCCACCATCTCGTCTACGAGATCGTCGACAACTCCGTCGACGAGGCGCTTGCGGGTCACGCCACCCAGATCGACGTGACGATCCTGCCCGACGGCGGAGTGCGCGTCATCGACGACGGCCGCGGCATCCCTGTCGACATCCACAAGACCGAGGGGCGCTCCACGGTCGAGGTCGTGCTCACCGTGCTGCACGCCGGCGGCAAGTTCGGCGGCGGCGGCTACGCCGTCTCGGGCGGGCTGCACGGCGTCGGGTCATCCGTCGTCAACGCCCTCTCCTCGCGCCTCGATGTCGAGGTCCGACGCCAGGGCTCGGTGTGGACCCAGTCGTACACCGTCGGCGTGCCCGACGCCCCGCTCATCGAGGCGGGCCCGAGCGACGAGACCGGCACGACCATCACGTTCTGGCCGAGCCCCGACGTCTTCGAGACGGTCGAGTTCGACTACGAGACGCTCCGCGCCCGGTTCCAGCAGTACGCGTTCCTCAACAAGGGCCTGCGCATCACGCTCACCGACGAGCGCAGCGGCCACACTGAGATCGATCCCGAAGACACTGCGGCGTCCGAGACCGTTCCTGCCGGACCCCGCACCAATTCCTACCTCTATGAGCGCGGCCTGGTCGACTACGTCGAGTACCTGAACCGCTCGAAGAAGAACGACGTCGTCAACGACGAGATCATCTCCTTCGAAACCGAGGACACCGAGCGCAAGATCGCGCTCGAGGTCGCGATGCAGTGGACGACGTCGTACACCGAATCGGTGCACACCTACGCGAACACGATCAACACGCACGAGGGCGGCACGCACGAAGAGGGCTTCCGCGCCGCGCTCACGACGCTCGTGAACAAGTACGCCCGCGAGAAGGGCATCATCAAGGAGAAAGACGACAACCTCTCGGGCGATGACGTGCGTGAGGGGCTCACCGCCGTCATCTCCGTGAAGCTCGCCGAGCCGCAGTTCGAGGGCCAGACGAAGACGAAGCTCGGCAACACCGAGGCGAAGTCGTTCGTGCAGAAGGTCACCGCCGACCAGCTCGGCGACTGGTTCGCGCGCAACCCCACGCAGGCGCGCGACATCATCCGCAAGGCGATCCAGGCGGCGACGGCCCGCATCGCGGCCCGTAAGGCCCGCGAGGCGACCCGCCGCAAGGGGCTTCTCGAGTCGGGCGGAATGCCCGGCAAGCTCAAGGACTGCTCGTCGAAGGATCCCTCGCTGTCCGAGATCTTCATCGTCGAGGGCGACTCGGCCGGCGGCTCCGCCGTGCAGGGCCGAAACCCCGAGACTCAGGCGATCCTCCCGCTGCGCGGCAAGATCCTGAACGTCGAGAAGGCCCGACTCGACCGTGCACTCGCCAACAACGAGGTCCAGGCCATGATCACGGCGTTCGGTGCCGGCATCGGTGAGGACTTCAACACGGAGAAGGCCAGGTACCACAAGATCGTGCTCATGGCCGACGCCGACGTCGACGGGCAGCACATCACCACGCTCCTGCTCACGCTGCTCTTCCGGTACATGCGGCCGCTCATCGAGCTCGGCTACGTCTACCTCGCGCAGCCGCCGCTGTACCGCCTGAAGTGGTCGAACGCCGATCACGAGTACGTCTACTCCGACAAGGAGCGCGACGCGCTCTACGAAGCCGGAGTCGCGTCGGGCAAGCGAATCCCGAAAGACAACGGCGTGCAGCGCTACAAGGGTCTCGGCGAGATGAACCACCAGGAACTCTGGGAGACCACGATGAACCCCGAGACCCGCACGCTGCTGCAGGTCACCATGGACGATGCGGCAGCCGCCGACGAGATCTTCTCCACCCTGATGGGCGAAGACGTCGAGAGCCGCCGCAACTTCATCCAGAAGAACGCGAAGGACGTGCGTTTCCTTGACATCTGA
- the gyrA gene encoding DNA gyrase subunit A, with protein MQRSYLDYAMSVIVGRALPEVRDGLKPVHRRVIYAMYDGGYRPDKAFSKCARVVGDVMGQFHPHGDTAIYDALVRLVQPWSLRYPLALGQGNFGSPGNDGAAAPRYTETKMAPLALEMVRDIDEDTVDFQDNYDGRTREPAILPARFPNLLVNGSVGIAVGMATNIPPHNLREVASGAQWYLEHPEASREELQEALIQRIKGPDFPTGAQILGVKGINDAYRTGRGSITMRAVVAVEELQGRTCLVVTELPYQVNPDNLAIKIADLVKDGKIGGIADIRDETSGRTGQRLVIVLKRDAVAKVVLNNLYKHTQLQDNFGANMLAIVDGIPRTLSIDGFIAHWVDHQIDVIVRRTQFRLKKAEERMHILRGYLKALDALDEVIALIRASATVDDARDGLRGLLEIDDLQADAILAMQLRRLAALERQKIIDEALELESQITDFQDILARPERQRAIVSEELADIVAKYGDERRTHIMPGYDGDMAVEDLIPEEEMVVTVTRGGYVKRTRSDNYRSQHRGGKGVKGAQLRADDVVEHFFVTTTHHWLLFFTNMGRVYRAKAYEIQEAGRDAKGQHVANLLEMQPDEQIAEILDIRDYGVAQYLVLATRDGLVKKTSLEEYDTNRSRGVIAIKLREGDELVSAMLIDEHDEILLVSKKGMSLRFEATDAALRPMGRSTSGVIGMHFRAGDALLEASVVPGTGPDAADAAEITTDPATGAEAEADDRRYVFVVTEGGYAKRTAVAQYRLQNRGGLGIKVAKLNEDRGDLAGALIVGHDDEVLVVLASGKVVRSDVAEVPAKGRDTMGVVFAKFADDDRIIAIAKNSERNLVEEAAENEAAEPAGEE; from the coding sequence ATGCAGCGCTCGTACCTCGACTACGCCATGAGCGTGATCGTGGGCCGTGCCCTGCCCGAGGTGCGCGACGGCCTCAAGCCCGTGCACCGACGCGTGATCTACGCCATGTACGACGGCGGCTACCGGCCCGACAAGGCGTTCTCGAAGTGCGCACGCGTCGTCGGCGACGTCATGGGGCAGTTCCACCCCCACGGAGACACGGCGATCTACGACGCGCTCGTCCGCCTCGTGCAGCCGTGGAGCCTGCGATACCCGCTCGCGCTCGGCCAGGGCAACTTCGGCTCGCCGGGCAACGACGGCGCGGCCGCCCCCCGGTACACCGAGACCAAGATGGCCCCCCTCGCCCTCGAGATGGTCCGTGACATCGATGAAGACACCGTCGACTTCCAGGACAACTACGACGGCCGCACCCGCGAGCCGGCGATCCTGCCGGCGCGGTTCCCGAACCTCCTCGTCAACGGCTCGGTCGGCATCGCCGTGGGCATGGCCACCAACATCCCGCCGCACAATCTCCGCGAAGTGGCATCCGGTGCCCAGTGGTACCTCGAGCACCCCGAGGCCAGCCGCGAAGAGCTGCAAGAGGCTCTCATCCAGCGCATCAAGGGCCCCGACTTCCCGACGGGCGCTCAGATCCTCGGCGTCAAGGGCATCAACGACGCCTACCGCACGGGCCGCGGTTCGATCACGATGCGCGCCGTCGTCGCCGTCGAGGAGCTGCAGGGTCGCACCTGCCTCGTCGTCACCGAACTGCCGTACCAGGTGAACCCCGACAACCTCGCGATCAAGATCGCCGATCTCGTGAAAGACGGGAAGATCGGCGGCATCGCCGACATCCGCGACGAGACTTCCGGTCGCACCGGACAGCGCCTCGTGATCGTGCTGAAGCGCGACGCGGTCGCGAAGGTCGTGCTCAACAACCTCTACAAGCACACACAGCTGCAAGACAACTTCGGCGCGAACATGCTCGCGATCGTCGACGGCATCCCGCGCACCCTCTCGATCGACGGCTTCATCGCGCACTGGGTCGATCACCAGATCGACGTCATCGTGCGACGCACGCAGTTCCGCCTGAAGAAGGCCGAAGAGCGCATGCACATCCTGCGCGGCTACCTCAAGGCGCTCGACGCGCTCGACGAGGTCATCGCGCTCATCCGTGCCTCGGCCACCGTCGACGACGCACGCGACGGCCTCAGGGGGCTCCTCGAGATCGACGACCTGCAGGCCGACGCCATCCTGGCCATGCAGCTGCGCCGCCTCGCTGCGCTCGAGCGACAGAAGATCATCGACGAAGCCCTCGAGCTCGAGTCCCAGATCACCGACTTCCAGGACATCCTCGCGCGCCCCGAGCGCCAGCGCGCGATCGTCTCGGAAGAGCTCGCCGACATCGTCGCGAAGTACGGCGACGAGCGCCGCACCCACATCATGCCCGGCTACGACGGCGACATGGCCGTCGAAGACCTCATCCCCGAAGAGGAGATGGTGGTCACGGTCACGCGCGGCGGCTACGTGAAGCGCACGCGCAGCGACAACTACCGCTCGCAGCACCGCGGTGGCAAGGGCGTGAAGGGTGCGCAGTTGCGCGCCGACGACGTGGTCGAGCACTTCTTCGTCACGACCACCCACCACTGGCTCCTCTTCTTCACGAACATGGGCCGGGTGTACCGCGCGAAGGCGTACGAGATCCAGGAGGCCGGCCGCGACGCGAAGGGCCAGCACGTCGCGAACCTGCTCGAGATGCAACCCGACGAGCAGATCGCCGAGATCCTCGACATCCGCGACTACGGCGTGGCGCAGTACCTCGTGCTCGCCACCCGCGACGGCCTCGTGAAGAAGACCTCGCTCGAGGAGTACGACACCAACCGCTCGCGCGGCGTCATCGCGATCAAGCTCCGCGAGGGCGATGAGCTCGTCTCGGCGATGCTCATCGACGAGCACGATGAGATCCTGCTCGTCTCGAAGAAGGGCATGTCGCTCCGCTTCGAGGCGACGGATGCCGCGTTGCGGCCCATGGGCCGGTCGACGTCGGGTGTCATCGGCATGCATTTCCGTGCGGGCGACGCGCTGCTCGAGGCATCCGTCGTGCCCGGTACCGGTCCCGACGCGGCCGACGCAGCTGAGATCACGACGGACCCCGCGACCGGGGCCGAGGCGGAGGCCGACGACCGGCGCTACGTGTTCGTCGTGACCGAGGGCGGCTACGCCAAGCGCACCGCCGTGGCCCAGTACCGCTTGCAGAACCGCGGCGGCCTCGGCATCAAGGTGGCGAAGCTCAACGAGGATCGTGGCGACCTCGCGGGCGCCCTCATCGTCGGCCACGACGACGAGGTGCTGGTGGTTCTTGCCAGCGGCAAGGTGGTACGCTCTGACGTCGCCGAGGTTCCCGCCAAGGGCAGGGACACGATGGGTGTCGTGTTCGCGAAGTTCGCGGACGACGACCGGATCATCGCCATCGCGAAGAATTCCGAACGGAATCTCGTGGAGGAGGCCGCCGAGAACGAAGCGGCCGAGCCCGCCGGAGAGGAGTAA